The Brassica oleracea var. oleracea cultivar TO1000 chromosome C6, BOL, whole genome shotgun sequence genome includes a region encoding these proteins:
- the LOC106297288 gene encoding putative FBD-associated F-box protein At1g50980 produces the protein MRNQNRRSPRGDKISEFPDELLLKILSFLPSKDVVATSAISKRWKSLWKEVNTFRYDATPPYPRTCQMFDLFIRSRSNVESLQLKLNPNNSIQDIRDLVNDAASRSLRELRIEMIYKSFEFPQSLYLYPQLETLILEKLSLVDIPPNVSLIGLKKLNLLSVRFSNDESVQRLLSICPRLEDLVVRRSTYTNVMVFTIDVPTLKCLSIDNTSGESRPEGVHGFVINAPSLRCFSIKDTFSNYVRFGDMPELVKASVNIICDQPILTAREKVQSTSSKI, from the coding sequence ATGAGGAATCAGAATCGTAGGAGTCCTAGAGGGGATAAAATCAGTGAGTTTCCAGACGAGTTGCTGTTGAAGATACTGTCTTTTCTACCTAGTAAAGATGTTGTAGCCACGAGTGCCATTTCAAAACGGTGGAAGTCTCTTTGGAAGGAGGTAAATACATTCAGATATGATGCTACTCCTCCATATCCTCGCACTTGTCAAATGTTTGATCTATTCATTAGAAGCAGATCAAATGTAGAGAGCTTACAGCTCAAGCTGAACCCAAATAACTCGATACAGGACATCAGAGATTTGGTTAATGATGCAGCTTCTCGCTCTTTGAGAGAGCTGAGAATAGAGATGATTTACAAATCCTTTGAGTTTCCCCAAAGCTTGTATCTTTACCCACAACTTGAAACCCTCATACTTGAGAAACTTAGTCTTGTGGATATTCCACCTAATGTTTCTTTGATTGGCCTCAAGAAACTCAACCTTTTATCGGTTAGATTCTCAAACGACGAGTCTGTGCAAAGGCTGCTAAGCATCTGCCCACGTCTTGAAGACTTGGTGGTGAGAAGAAGCACATATACCAATGTGATGGTATTTACTATCGATGTGCCAACGCTGAAGTGTTTATCTATCGATAATACGTCTGGGGAATCTCGGCCTGAAGGTGTTCATGGGTTTGTGATTAATGCACCTTCTTTAAGGTGCTTTAGCATTAAGGACACCTTCAGCAACTATGTTCGGTTTGGAGATATGCCCGAGCTGGTCAAGGCGAGTGTCAACATTATTTGTGACCAACCTATACTGACCGCGAGAGAGAAGGTGCAAAGTACATCATCGAAAATTTGA